One genomic segment of Hydrocarboniclastica marina includes these proteins:
- a CDS encoding heavy metal translocating P-type ATPase produces MPERRTCFHCGERTDPDTALVADSAPDRIFCCRGCKAVSALIEEEGLANFYQHLTASPPTPKEISHNERERLLELDHDVLQRSFVEREADGTNRASLMVTGLSCAACIWLIEHHLEKIPGVREITINHTTQRATLAWDPQSISLSEVLLAIRRLGFEARPYSSNELEDQLQQQQKKSLLRLCVAGIGMMQSMMLAIPLYFGIISGISETQYLFFRWASLVVATPVVLFSARPFFEAAWRDLRSRYLTMDVPVALGIGIAYVSSVWITIVGGQEVFFDAVCMFTFFLSLGRFLETRARLRSGLAGGDLATMLPVAARREKAGGEELVAAELAAVGDIVRVRPGEVIPVDGDILSGQSQINEAALTGEYIPVSRGPGEAVVAGTVNGSSPLRIKVTRTGNQTRLSGITRILNQAQSEKPRSAELANQVARYFVAAVLVIAAAAYIGWRAAGADNAFAIMLSVLVVTCPCALSLATPTALTAATSALRRKGFLPARGYALETLATVDMLVFDKTGTLTQGALELASVDHAAETDRDQIMDWAAALEIHSEHPIARAFPATSRVEATGVQNHLGQGLSGDIDGERLYLGSAAFVLGEADVEIAQATADQGVRIYLCRYGQWLATFQLDDHPRPDAAETIQALKGLGLNVALLSGDQQLHVNRTAKALGIDTAWGEAQPETKLARLQQLEREGHRVAVVGDGLNDLPAMAGARLSIAMGGASDLTQLRADAILLSSRLAVLPTVIVLARRTRNVIRQNLAWALGYNVLALPAALAGLVPPWIAAIGMSLSSLIVVVNAMRLGREHSSPAKTVPDADQRPQFSGLS; encoded by the coding sequence ATGCCTGAGCGCCGTACCTGCTTTCACTGCGGCGAGCGAACTGATCCGGACACCGCACTGGTCGCCGATTCGGCGCCGGACCGTATTTTCTGCTGCCGCGGCTGCAAGGCCGTGAGTGCGTTGATTGAGGAAGAGGGCCTCGCCAACTTCTATCAACATCTGACAGCATCGCCGCCTACTCCGAAGGAGATCAGTCACAACGAGCGGGAACGGTTGCTGGAGCTGGACCACGACGTTCTTCAGCGTAGCTTCGTCGAGCGTGAAGCAGACGGCACCAACCGGGCCAGCCTGATGGTCACGGGTCTGTCCTGCGCCGCCTGTATCTGGCTGATTGAGCACCACCTGGAAAAAATACCGGGCGTCCGCGAAATCACCATAAACCACACAACTCAAAGGGCGACGCTTGCTTGGGATCCCCAGAGCATTTCCCTTAGTGAAGTTCTGTTGGCCATTCGGCGGCTTGGCTTCGAGGCGCGGCCTTATAGTTCAAATGAGCTTGAGGATCAGCTTCAGCAGCAGCAAAAAAAGAGTCTTTTGCGGCTTTGCGTGGCCGGCATCGGCATGATGCAGAGCATGATGTTGGCGATTCCCCTGTACTTCGGCATCATCAGCGGCATCAGTGAGACCCAGTATCTGTTTTTCCGCTGGGCCAGTCTCGTGGTCGCCACGCCTGTGGTTCTGTTTAGCGCGAGGCCATTCTTTGAGGCGGCCTGGCGGGACCTACGCAGTCGGTACCTGACAATGGACGTGCCAGTCGCTCTGGGTATTGGCATCGCCTACGTATCCAGCGTTTGGATCACAATAGTCGGGGGCCAGGAAGTCTTCTTTGACGCCGTTTGCATGTTCACGTTCTTTCTTTCCCTGGGCCGGTTCCTGGAAACGCGCGCTCGCCTGCGCTCGGGTCTCGCCGGCGGGGACCTGGCTACAATGCTTCCCGTGGCGGCTCGCCGCGAAAAGGCCGGGGGCGAAGAGCTGGTCGCTGCAGAGTTGGCCGCTGTCGGCGATATTGTGCGTGTCCGGCCCGGCGAAGTTATTCCGGTCGATGGAGACATTCTGTCAGGGCAAAGCCAGATCAATGAAGCTGCGCTTACCGGCGAATACATACCGGTAAGCCGCGGGCCGGGTGAAGCGGTCGTCGCCGGCACTGTCAACGGAAGCAGTCCGTTGAGGATAAAAGTCACCCGAACGGGCAACCAGACGCGGCTGTCCGGGATTACCCGTATTCTGAATCAGGCACAATCTGAGAAACCGCGGTCCGCCGAGTTGGCCAATCAGGTGGCGCGGTACTTTGTAGCCGCTGTATTGGTTATTGCCGCTGCAGCATACATTGGCTGGCGCGCTGCCGGCGCTGACAATGCATTCGCGATAATGCTCTCCGTCCTTGTGGTGACCTGCCCCTGCGCGCTTTCGCTTGCCACGCCGACTGCGCTGACTGCGGCTACTTCAGCGCTGCGGCGCAAAGGTTTCCTCCCAGCTAGAGGCTACGCGCTCGAAACGCTGGCTACAGTGGATATGCTGGTGTTCGACAAAACAGGCACACTTACCCAGGGTGCGCTTGAACTGGCCAGTGTCGATCATGCCGCCGAAACGGACCGTGACCAGATAATGGACTGGGCTGCGGCGCTGGAGATTCACTCGGAGCATCCGATCGCTCGCGCGTTCCCCGCCACTTCCCGTGTTGAGGCCACTGGCGTCCAGAATCACCTGGGCCAAGGACTCTCCGGTGACATTGACGGCGAGCGGCTTTATCTGGGCAGCGCAGCGTTCGTGCTCGGGGAAGCGGATGTCGAGATTGCGCAAGCTACAGCCGATCAGGGGGTGCGCATCTATCTGTGCCGCTACGGTCAGTGGCTGGCGACTTTCCAGCTGGACGACCACCCCCGACCGGACGCTGCCGAAACTATCCAGGCGCTGAAGGGTCTGGGCCTGAACGTAGCGCTTCTCAGTGGCGACCAGCAGCTCCACGTCAACAGGACTGCAAAAGCGCTAGGCATAGACACGGCCTGGGGGGAAGCACAACCCGAGACCAAGCTTGCCCGCTTGCAACAGCTGGAACGCGAGGGCCACCGTGTCGCTGTAGTTGGGGATGGGCTCAACGATCTGCCAGCTATGGCGGGCGCCCGGCTATCCATTGCCATGGGCGGCGCCAGCGACCTGACACAACTTCGAGCCGATGCCATTCTTTTATCCAGTCGGTTGGCCGTTCTTCCCACGGTGATAGTACTCGCGCGCCGAACGCGGAATGTCATCCGGCAGAATCTGGCCTGGGCCTTGGGCTACAACGTGCTGGCGCTGCCCGCTGCACTTGCCGGACTGGTCCCACCCTGGATCGCAGCCATTGGTATGTCTCTCAGCTCGCTCATCGTTGTCGTCAATGCCATGCGCCTGGGCCGCGAGCACAGCAGCCCTGCCAAGACCGTTCCGGACGCCGATCAGCGCCCCCAGTTCTCAGGCCTATCCTAA